From a single Miscanthus floridulus cultivar M001 chromosome 8, ASM1932011v1, whole genome shotgun sequence genomic region:
- the LOC136473733 gene encoding mitochondrial import inner membrane translocase subunit Tim13-like — protein MDSFSSSLPSSGPGANPDAVMEQIKAQLAQAYAQEFLETVGNKCFDKCVTKPGSSLSGSESSCISRCVDRYIEATGIVSRALFSSQR, from the exons ATGGATTCCTTCTCGTCCTCGCTGCCGTCGTCAGGTCCCGGCGCCAACCCGGACGCTGTTATGGAACAGATCAAGGCTCAGCTCGCACAGGCTTACGCGCAGGAGTTTCTCGAG ACCGTCGGGAACAAGTGCTTTGATAAGTGCGTGACCAAGCCAGGATCAAGCTTGAGTGGAAGCGAGAGCAGCTGCATATCACGTTGTGTTGACCGCTACATTGAGGCCACTGGTATTGTCAGCCGCGCTCTGTTCAGTTCCCAGCGCTGA